AATCGGAGGCATACTTACTTACCGACTTAATTGTTTTGTAGTTCCTTTCGAGCAAGTCTTTAAAAAGAATAAAGTAGTCGTGGTCTGCACTTTGTTTTACCTCCTGATATCCTTGCTCCCTTTTAACCCGCTCGGATATAAGCAGGAAGTTATGTAAAAGGTTACGGAGTATAACCGGTTGCGCCTTATCGTTGGGAACTAAGAGCTCGGCCTCCATCGCTTTAATAAGGCTGTAGAACTCGGAACAATCCTCACCAATAATAATCTTAGATATCTCGTGGTAGTCGTTATAAAGGATTGTACTTTGAAGAAACTGAACATTTCTGAGCTCAGAGCCAAAGAAGCTGTCGGTAAATAGGATTATTTTGCCATCGTAGTCGCCCGAGGTATCAAATAAGTTTACACAATCTTTTGGCACAAAAAGAATCGAGTTCTCAGGAGTCTCTATTGGTTTAAAATCCACAAAATGCCTAGCCGATCCCTTTTGAATCCAAATTATATGATAAAACTCTGCTCTGTGGGGAACAGTTAAAATAGATCGATGCTGATTGTATAAATCAGAAATCTTGATAATCTCAAACTCAATGGGCAACCCGTGCTTAAACTTATATTTCTTGATTTCTGACTTCACCTGTTAGCTATTAGCTCCTTACTCCTAACAAATTTATCAAATTAGCACGAAATTATCTATAAAACAGGGCGAATAATAACAAGGCAAGTACCCAACGTGAGCACTTGCCTTGTTATATCTAAACTTCTAAGAAAAGCGTGCTGTAGCTTACTGTATGCAGCTGGTTGCTCCTACGTTACTGCTTCCTCCTCAATCCGTAATCGAAAAAATGAACCGTTATAAAGTTTAAGCAATAATCAACAAGAACCATTTGCAGCCATCACATAAGCGATCACCTCTTCACCGTAGCTTAACTATAGCGTATGCTTTGAGGTATGCTAACTCTCCTCTCCGCGTTCTGAGGTAAAGACTTTGTGGTAGTAGGGAAGACTGTCAACCTCTCCGTTATGAAATCGTTTAAAAGCTTTGCCAATGGGATCGGTAATCACTCCGTTAGGAAGTTGAATAATTATGGGCATCATTGATACCCCTTTGGCTAAGTTGGCATCCTCTTGCCTAATCCAAACGCCACCATTATTGTGCACCATTACCTGACCAACATAGCAGCCTACAACAAATATCGTCTCTGCAAAATCGTTTACAGACAGCCCTTCGTCCTTAAAACGCTGCAAAAAATCATCTGCAAACTTCAGCGTTTCTACTGAAAAA
This is a stretch of genomic DNA from Alistipes sp. ZOR0009. It encodes these proteins:
- a CDS encoding AraC family transcriptional regulator gives rise to the protein MKSEIKKYKFKHGLPIEFEIIKISDLYNQHRSILTVPHRAEFYHIIWIQKGSARHFVDFKPIETPENSILFVPKDCVNLFDTSGDYDGKIILFTDSFFGSELRNVQFLQSTILYNDYHEISKIIIGEDCSEFYSLIKAMEAELLVPNDKAQPVILRNLLHNFLLISERVKREQGYQEVKQSADHDYFILFKDLLERNYKTIKSVSKYASDLSISEKRLNKATSQVLDKTPKQLIDERVLLEAKRLLAHSNATVKEIAFDLGFEEPTNFIKYFRKHTEQTPSEFREAYR